The Oryzias melastigma strain HK-1 linkage group LG20, ASM292280v2, whole genome shotgun sequence genome includes the window tatatatatatatataagtcaATAAGTTTGTAACctaaaggaactattttttttatgttaaaagaaCTCTTGATTAAATTAATGAGGACAGGAGCCTGTAAGAAGCCCTAAATATTGCTGTTTCCTTTGATCAATCAAAACAGCTGTAAATTTAACTGAACTTACTGACAGATAAAATtagttgtatatttttttatactgcGAATAAAGAATGGGGTATATTAAATAAGGAGACAGAGGGAGCAGCTGAGAACTCAATTGGAGGGTctggaaaattgtttttttccaacttttactGCAGTTGtatcttttaaaacatttaggtgGTAATATTTCAGAACCAGTGCATTCATATGCTTATGATTATTAAGCCTTTGGAAATTCTAGTGGATTTTGCTCACAAACAAGCTTCTCTTTTAGCCTTCTCTGACAGTTTCTTGTTCATAGAGTTTGTTAGATGTGGCTCTCAGTTTATAACGAGGGAAAAGGgaataaaacatacaaacttAGACTTTAGAGCCTAGAGGATGATAACTAattcaaatctaaaaataaaaaaaaaactgtttgtttttttgcagatataCAAACTACTTGGAAGGAGTCTTTTTTTgctacttacatttaaaataaaacaagctaaaaaaatcatttttgtgaaCATAACGCTCTAtgtaaggaaaaacaaacaatataacATCAATTTCTGACACACTGGGAATGTAGGGAAATCAGTTTATGgaacgtgttttttttccttgtttaatttctaaaattttgtaaaagaagctaaacttgGCACATCAGAGATGTTGtgtatgatttattttagaCTAACCCTCAGTAGTCTCTGAACTCACTGGTGTGTTTGACAGTCACATTGACTGCGGAAGAAAGAATGACACTGATCATTTATATAGTTTTCATTCAAAGGgcaaataaatgctttttaaatttggaaattttggtttaaagcaaacataaaaaaagttatatcaccttgaaataaatgtttggaaCATTGTATGGATTGatgatctgtttttatttaaacatttttattttactttttgtaataaataataatattgtatctttacacatttaatctttgttcttaaacataaaaactgtttgatcactttttttttcctcacaaaaaagaaaagatgtacTACTCTGAATTGAGTAGTTTGGACAGTTGCAGCTTTATAAACATATGTAAAAAGAAAGATGGGGTTGTCCAAAATATGGGTATCAAGCCttgtcacaaaaaaatcatttaaatatatatgcatttattatttattgagtagaaaaaaaataaaagctcaaaagccCCAGACAGTAAAGGCTGCAGTTTGACCACCGGAACAGAAGGGGGCAGTAGCCGCTCTTAGAAAATCTTAAACGTCGGATTGACCCTGCAGGTCAGTGAATGAGGACTGAATGGCGGTTTAAAGCCTTGCAAGCGCGTGTAACAATGAAAAACTGGCTTTATTTGATTCATCTTTTCAGTAGATAAGTGGCACTTTTCCCCGATATTGTCAGTCGGATAGAACAATGACTTACACGCACATTTTAAAAGTCGTGCAGCAAACTGTGCGGAGCTCCGGGAAGACATGTCTGCCCGTGCAGGCTGGCGTGTTTCTGTTCACACGCCGGACAGGAGCGCTCATGCACGGCGCGTCCGTCCGCGGGTCAGAGGTTCTTCCGTCCTCCCTGAGCTGCCTCTGTCAAACACGAAGAAGCTTTTCTCTCCACCACGTTGTCCTCAGAAACAAAAGGGGCGCGGAGGAGAAGCACAGGTCTGTTTCTGCATATCAGAGTGGGAGTCCGAAAGTGTCCTCTGCTCAGAAAGGTAtgcttgtttttaaagtgttcaaccAAAGCACAACATCTACTTTCGTGAcgttaaaacaatgtttttattaaaaaaaaaaaacttttaggaGCAAACACTGTTTTCTTGCAACcaaaactgctttcaaaattCCCTGGCAGATGCTTACTCCCATCTCactggtgttccacagggttctCTTCTGGGCCATTTCAGTTTATACATCAGAGGATTGttgttcttatttattttctttatttgtgtttaattagACAGGGttcgaaaaaaataaataattcaaaataatcttaatgTGAAATACTACATTTATAATCATTTTGACCCCTCAGGAGCCTCTGCTTGGTTTGTCTTTCAGTCAAAGATGCTGGGAGAGACTTCACCTACCTGATAGTGGTCCTCATCGGGCTTGGAGTAACAGGTGAATTCAATTGCATGAGTCCAAGGGATGGCTACACAACAATCCCACTTTTTTTGTGTCTCAGAGCACACAACCTAAATAatcagctgcagtttcctgcTGTCTTGGTCAGGGGGGCTTTTATATGTGGTGTTCCAAGAGCTGTTTTCCTCTACCAGCCCAAATAAAGTCTACAGCAGAGCCTTTGACAAGGTCAAGTCGCATCCAGAGGTAAGATCAAGCTGCTCAGGCCAGATCCCGTCTCCTgctgtagtttttatttttgaaatggcTTCAAATCATtgtgtctttcaaaataaaagtagaaattgtgttttttatttttaaaatgtatattaaatggCAGGTTATTGGGGCATTTGGAGAACCAATTAAATGCTACGGTGAGACCACCCGCCGAGGGAGGAGGCAGCAAGTCAGGTAcatcgacaaaaaaaaaaaaaaaaaatcctgttcaaTGTATCTTATCTCATAGTACTTTTTCTTACTTGCAAAATGCTGCATTTTCATTAATTAagcagcaattttttttaaaatgttggatagaaaacaacaaatctgaTCAAAGTTGGCATAACAAGTGTCTGCTTTTAGGTTTTAAGGGAGGATCTTGCAGGATCACAACCTTTTATGTCTGCTCATAAAAGCATGAAACTTTTTATCCTATAAAGAGCTAAAATTATAGTTTTCATACTGTTGTCTTATAAAAAGCTTACATATCTCCACTTCAGTCATACAGAGTATGTAAAGGATGGACTGAAGCACATGAGACTTAAGTTTTACATCGAGGGATCAGAGCCAGGCCTGAAGGGAACGGTCCATTCAGAATCCAAAGAGGTATGTCTCTATTTAAACAGAAACCAATTAATTCTGTTGTTTCTTATGTGACATTTTTGGACATCTGAGATGATGGTATCTTTGTTGTCTTGCAGAATCTTGAAACTGGAAAGTATGAATTCCGTTATGTATTTGTAGAGATCGACACCTACCCCAGACGGACTATTGTTGTGGAGGACAACAGATGAGTTTTTCCTACACTAAGAAGTTGCAtttgtaaagtgttttttttatgtctgtgaaCTAAGTAAATAGCTTTTCTTgaatattttgttgtgaaattttaagaaaaatattgattaataaATTATTGCTCATTATCAATACatgaatattttgtaaataaaatttagattaaaaaaaagtatgtttttttatgtatgatCACACATAATATAGAAGGAGtaatgtgctaaaaaaaaactttttcttttttttctccaaatactTCTAAATGTTAATCTGGcttcttttgttgtgttttaccCCATTCAGGAtgactttttccctttttttgttatttcaaatgTGAACTTTGTGTTGAGAAACGGTAATCACCACATGGAGGTGCAGAATTGAATGTGTATTAATAATCGACTGAAATTTGTAGTATTCCTAATTGATTTAGATAACCTGTTTAAGGAGATAAAACGGTTAacaccaaaataataaacatttgcaGATGAATTTTGCAGTCTTATTTACTTTACtcaagttcaataaatgtgttcccaaattttgtatttgcagtttttggccaaaaaaataaataaaataaaaatcacttttttgtgtgtgtttgtttacactAATATGCTCTTTAAGCTTTTCAAATGTAACAGTTGTAGTAATTattctagtttttaatttttacaacaCATTTAACTTACGGGTATTAAGGGTATTGTTTTAATGTGATTAAAGCCAAGTTGCTCACCGTGTTGACACACACAGACTTGTGCTACCTTCACTGACTATTGGAAATATTACAACTATTAAAGAGTATCGGAAATGCGGCTTCTATCTTTCTTCGTGAACCtactttaaaattgtgttcCATAATGGGTGTGAATATTTTAGACAGTTGCttgtaaatgttgaaaaattaaataattttgagtaaaaatctggaggttttctttttcctttttttcctcaacacgAGGTCTGATGAACACCGCCCTCCGACAAAGCGAAAAGCAGCCGTGAACGCACCACCTTTGCTTCGTTATTCAGCTAGCTTCAAGTCCCCCCGTGCGCGTGAAGTTGTTAGCTCCTGGCTAACTTGTTGAACGCCCCATAtagcttttattattaaagaaaacaagagccatgtttttaaaataagtttgttCCGGTGGTTGTTTTGCTCTCGCGGTGAGTAATTAAAGCCTTCTTGACTTTGGCCTGCTACcattttagccacattagcagcAATCTGTCGTTTCCTCGGATTTAACCTGCCTTTCGTTATCGAAAAAGTGAAAACGAATGGCTCACCTTTCATGCTAGCTTGGCACACTAGAACGGAATTACAAGtaagttcacatttttattcctgtttAAATACAGATATGatgttttacaacattttaacacaaaaaaactggtGCTAaagttttgctaaatatttgaaaaagcgACTCAAAGCAACTGCTAAGAACTAAACGAGTAACAAAATGGTAGTATATTTATTAGCACACTAAATTAACttataaatacatgtttattagttattaaaaaaagatagaaatgtatgttttcttaaagcgttttttcttcaggaaaaaGTTGGATGTTCTGACAGGACCCAGCACGTTATTCTCCAGTTATGACATTCTTCTTCTCTTGGAGATAAACACGTGAAGAACATGGAGCTGTACTGGTACATGTGAgtaaaatttatagttttataaTTACACCTTACTAAGAGGGCATTTTTATGTCAACAGATGAGGGCAAAACCGTGTCAAGTAGTTGAAATAGTGGAATATCTTCAGTTATTCTATATATTACTATGATGGTTTTCTATTGACTTTATATCATTTACAACTGAGGTtacaaagtcaaacattttaatgacaatGTTACTGCATCCAACCTTCAACTATTCTGTGCTGTAATTATACTGGATGACAGTCAGCTTTGTCTGGAGGAGCTCTTATGTGATTACCATTCGAGACTGCTGTAATTATATCAAATAGTCTTGGATGTCATTTGATTTGGAAGCCGTTCTTTTCCTCAGAAATGCTTTGACGTTTTCCACCTCAAAGGGACATGGTTTGGTAGGCCTGTGTAAACACAAAATGTCACAGAGAAGAGTTTGCTTTTTGAGGCAGGAAGTGGGCAACTTTGAGATTCTTTTGGACTCCTGGGACaatcttctttatttattattatttccatCTCCTTTTAGCTTCATTTGCCTTGACTCTCTTAAAACTGTCAGAACACTTTCCATCACGCCGGTTCATTTTTGTCGCCTTTCTCGCCTACAGAGTCGTCATCATATTCATCATTGTGAAGATATTCTTCTACGTGTGCTGGTACCGGTCGAGACAGCGGCAGCTGGCGGCATACCTGAGCAACACGCGCAATGCCCAGATAGTCATTGTCGGAGGAAGAGCCTATCTTCATCAGATGTGTGAGAGGCAGAGTGTAAGTGCAGAAACTCCACATTTAGGTCCGAAGCCTCCACAGCCTGTAACTGTTGTCGTCCTCTGAGGTGTTTCTCAGCCCCCgcagatttatgtttttaggttaaaggtttaagttttGTTAGGAAAGTCTACAGATCTACTCTAATGTACGTGTAGCTAACGGAAACTTTTGGAGGAGAAGCCACCATGCAGTTCAGtgtcaaaatgtcacaaagaCCTGTTAAAATAGGTCTCTGGTGACATTTTCAGAGGAAGTACTTGTGCGGTCTGCAGAGTTCTTGTGGG containing:
- the timm21 gene encoding mitochondrial import inner membrane translocase subunit Tim21; this translates as MTYTHILKVVQQTVRSSGKTCLPVQAGVFLFTRRTGALMHGASVRGSEVLPSSLSCLCQTRRSFSLHHVVLRNKRGAEEKHRSVSAYQSGSPKVSSAQKVKDAGRDFTYLIVVLIGLGVTGGLLYVVFQELFSSTSPNKVYSRAFDKVKSHPEVIGAFGEPIKCYGETTRRGRRQQVSHTEYVKDGLKHMRLKFYIEGSEPGLKGTVHSESKENLETGKYEFRYVFVEIDTYPRRTIVVEDNR